A genomic segment from Paeniglutamicibacter kerguelensis encodes:
- a CDS encoding type I restriction-modification system subunit M, whose product MAGNNNANLVWSIANILRGTYKPAQYGSVILPFTILRRLDGVLEGTKDAVLKEAEAKKDLNIPLDAFLQKASGHSFFNTSLFNFAKLLDDPTNIKANILNYVQGFSENTRDIFERFEFYKTLEKLDGSDLLYHVVKDFAAIDLRPETISNIEMGLMFEELIRRFAESSNETAGEHFTPREVIQLMVQLLLNYDDDVLTKEGIVRSIYDPTAGTGGMLTVAQEHLHSLNPSASLVAYGQEINDESYAICKSDLLIKGQDISKISVGDTLADDQNIGQQFDFMLSNPPFGVEWKKIQPQIQKEHDLHGFDGRFGPGLPRVSDGSLLFLLHLVRKMRPAHEGGSRIGIVLNGSPLFTGGAGSGESEIRKYLIENDLVEAIIALPTDMFYNTGIATYIWILSNSKKQKHPERVGKIQLINGVDFFQKMRKSLGSKRKELGPNDISDIVRLYGAFEDDGETSKIFTNRDFGYSTITVERPLKLNFAFTADRIDAVLAQKPVERMATDDRLLLAKALRSEVAEPGEVDKNREAFLKVLKPVLASSGLKLGAPIFKAVLAGLSERDEGADACTGPKGMPEADTELRDTENVPLAEDIQAYFEREVLPHVPDAWIDESKTKIGYEIPFTRHFYKYIAPRALDEIDADLNKLIGEITTLLAEVEK is encoded by the coding sequence GTGGCCGGCAACAACAACGCCAATCTGGTGTGGAGCATCGCAAACATTCTGCGGGGTACCTACAAGCCGGCACAGTACGGTTCGGTGATTCTCCCGTTCACGATCCTGCGCCGACTGGACGGCGTGCTTGAAGGAACGAAGGATGCCGTCCTGAAAGAGGCGGAAGCCAAGAAGGACCTGAACATCCCCCTGGACGCCTTCCTCCAGAAGGCCTCGGGCCACAGCTTCTTCAACACGTCGCTATTCAACTTCGCCAAGCTCCTGGATGACCCCACGAATATCAAGGCCAACATCCTCAACTATGTCCAGGGGTTCTCAGAGAACACCCGGGACATCTTCGAGCGCTTCGAGTTCTACAAGACGCTCGAGAAGCTGGACGGCTCGGACCTCCTCTACCACGTGGTCAAGGACTTCGCCGCGATCGACCTTCGACCGGAGACCATCAGCAACATCGAGATGGGCCTCATGTTTGAAGAACTCATCCGCCGCTTCGCTGAATCATCCAACGAGACCGCCGGCGAGCACTTCACGCCGCGTGAGGTCATCCAGCTCATGGTGCAGCTCCTGCTGAACTACGATGACGATGTCCTCACCAAGGAGGGCATCGTCCGCAGCATCTACGACCCCACCGCCGGCACAGGCGGCATGCTCACCGTCGCCCAGGAACACCTGCACTCGCTCAACCCCAGCGCATCGCTCGTTGCCTACGGCCAGGAGATCAACGACGAGTCCTACGCCATCTGCAAGTCTGACCTGCTCATCAAGGGCCAGGACATCTCCAAGATCTCCGTCGGAGACACCCTCGCCGACGACCAGAACATCGGCCAGCAGTTCGACTTCATGCTCTCCAACCCGCCTTTCGGCGTGGAATGGAAGAAGATCCAGCCGCAGATCCAGAAAGAGCACGATCTCCACGGTTTTGACGGGCGCTTCGGCCCGGGCCTGCCCCGCGTCAGCGACGGATCCCTACTGTTCCTGCTGCACCTGGTCCGCAAGATGCGCCCGGCTCACGAAGGAGGATCACGCATCGGGATCGTCCTGAACGGCTCGCCGCTGTTCACCGGTGGTGCCGGCTCCGGCGAGTCGGAGATCCGCAAGTACCTGATCGAGAACGACCTTGTTGAGGCCATCATCGCGCTGCCCACGGACATGTTCTACAACACCGGAATCGCCACCTACATCTGGATCCTCTCCAACAGCAAGAAGCAGAAGCATCCGGAGCGCGTCGGCAAGATCCAGCTCATCAACGGCGTCGATTTCTTCCAGAAGATGCGCAAAAGTCTCGGGTCCAAACGCAAGGAACTCGGACCCAACGACATCTCGGACATCGTGCGCCTGTATGGGGCGTTTGAGGACGACGGCGAGACATCCAAGATCTTCACCAACCGGGACTTCGGCTACTCCACCATCACCGTGGAGCGCCCGCTGAAGCTCAACTTCGCCTTCACCGCAGACCGTATCGACGCCGTGCTGGCGCAGAAACCGGTGGAAAGGATGGCCACCGACGATCGGCTGCTCTTGGCAAAGGCCCTCCGCTCCGAAGTGGCCGAGCCCGGCGAGGTCGACAAGAACCGGGAGGCTTTCCTCAAGGTCCTCAAACCGGTTCTCGCCAGCAGCGGCTTGAAACTCGGCGCGCCGATCTTCAAGGCAGTGCTCGCGGGACTGTCAGAACGCGACGAGGGCGCAGACGCGTGCACGGGGCCAAAGGGAATGCCGGAGGCCGACACGGAGCTGCGCGATACCGAAAACGTGCCACTGGCCGAAGACATCCAGGCCTACTTCGAACGAGAAGTGCTCCCGCACGTGCCCGATGCCTGGATCGACGAGTCCAAAACGAAGATCGGCTACGAGATCCCCTTCACCAGGCACTTCTACAAATACATCGCACCCAGGGCATTGGACGAGATCGACGCCGATCTGAACAAGCTCATCGGTGAGATCACGACACTGCTTGCCGAGGTCGAGAAGTGA
- a CDS encoding restriction endonuclease subunit S translates to MTYPQLAVRRVVSEIESGTSVNAIDLPTTNDETGVLKTSSVSNGYFDATENKVVDPDELHRVSCPVRGDRLIVSRMNTPALVGAAGHTQRDYDNLYLPDRLWQVRTSETAVAKFVYWWMQTREYRDQVAAICVGTSSSMQNLSQNDFLSFQMPFPNQSTQNSISEFLDRETAQIDELIGKQKRLIGLLAEKRQATINRAVTKGLDPTESTEPSSVPWIDDFPSHWTEKPMCHFMTGRVDYRGATPKKTDDGIFLVTAKNVRKGYIDYAASTEYVGVDDYDNVMSRGRPALGDILMTMEAPLGNFALVDDPGVALAQRVIKFRPKAELIPKFAVYAMNSPYFQAQLEERATGSTALGLKASKLIELRLVAPSVAEQLRIVDYLDLSTGRIDDLARRSETAMKLLSERRSALISAAVTGKIDVREGAA, encoded by the coding sequence GTGACCTATCCTCAACTGGCGGTCCGCCGTGTGGTGTCTGAGATCGAAAGTGGAACTAGTGTAAATGCGATTGACCTCCCAACCACTAACGACGAAACAGGCGTGCTGAAGACGAGTAGTGTCTCCAACGGATACTTCGACGCAACGGAAAACAAGGTCGTTGATCCGGACGAACTTCACCGTGTTTCCTGTCCCGTCCGGGGCGACCGGTTGATCGTCAGCCGCATGAACACACCGGCGCTTGTGGGTGCTGCTGGCCACACCCAACGTGACTATGACAATCTGTATCTTCCGGATCGTCTTTGGCAAGTGCGAACATCTGAAACGGCAGTAGCAAAATTTGTCTACTGGTGGATGCAAACGCGGGAATATCGCGACCAAGTTGCCGCCATATGTGTTGGCACCAGCAGTAGCATGCAGAACCTCAGCCAGAACGACTTTCTTTCCTTTCAAATGCCCTTTCCAAATCAATCGACGCAGAATTCGATCTCTGAGTTTCTCGACCGAGAAACAGCACAGATCGACGAGCTAATCGGCAAACAGAAGCGGCTCATCGGGCTGCTTGCCGAGAAACGCCAGGCCACTATCAATCGCGCCGTCACCAAAGGCCTCGACCCCACCGAATCTACCGAGCCCTCTAGCGTCCCTTGGATCGATGATTTTCCTAGTCATTGGACGGAGAAGCCGATGTGTCATTTCATGACAGGGCGAGTGGACTATCGCGGTGCTACTCCAAAGAAGACCGACGATGGCATCTTCCTGGTCACGGCGAAGAACGTGCGGAAGGGCTACATTGACTATGCAGCCTCGACCGAATATGTGGGGGTGGATGATTACGATAATGTAATGAGCCGAGGCCGTCCTGCGCTAGGCGACATTCTCATGACGATGGAGGCTCCTCTCGGAAACTTCGCACTCGTTGATGATCCGGGGGTGGCTTTGGCCCAGCGTGTTATCAAATTCCGGCCGAAAGCCGAGTTGATTCCGAAATTTGCCGTGTATGCAATGAATTCCCCATACTTTCAGGCTCAGCTCGAGGAACGAGCAACTGGATCCACTGCTTTGGGGCTCAAGGCAAGCAAGCTTATCGAACTTCGACTCGTTGCTCCGTCTGTTGCGGAACAACTTAGGATCGTCGACTATCTTGATTTGAGCACGGGACGCATCGACGACTTGGCACGTCGTTCGGAGACGGCCATGAAACTCCTATCCGAGCGCCGCTCCGCTCTCATTTCCGCTGCCGTGACCGGCAAAATCGATGTTCGCGAAGGAGCTGCATAA
- a CDS encoding restriction endonuclease, whose amino-acid sequence MALPQWHGFVDPVLRIMSDGQIRRNAEVRTTVAKSMKLSEEDMAEVMSSGEARWVNRINWAVFDSMKAGLLVREARGQYRISDEGRRRTSAGAPITFQTLLEYDSYREYQKKSKPPKAPSTASFSAMDASATPVAESNPSEVLEQSASQLNQVVIDEIYRNLLELTPDAFERLIPFVVKALGYGTDREDNLRPTQRSGDKGIDGIVWQDALGFDRVYLQAKRYSEGNNVGSPEVQAFSGALGQFRATKGIFITTSTFTSGARAVARDTAHYTLILIDGQRLASLMFDYGVGVQVDRTVVVKKLDQDFFDGF is encoded by the coding sequence ATGGCGTTGCCACAATGGCATGGATTCGTTGACCCCGTCCTAAGGATCATGTCCGACGGACAGATCCGGAGGAATGCCGAGGTTCGAACCACCGTGGCAAAGAGCATGAAGCTTTCCGAGGAGGACATGGCCGAGGTCATGTCCTCCGGGGAAGCCCGCTGGGTAAACCGAATCAATTGGGCAGTGTTCGACTCGATGAAGGCCGGTTTGCTCGTGCGTGAAGCTCGAGGGCAATACCGGATCAGTGACGAGGGACGTCGCCGCACTTCAGCCGGGGCACCCATCACATTCCAGACGCTGTTGGAGTACGATTCCTACCGCGAATACCAGAAGAAATCGAAGCCCCCTAAGGCTCCTTCAACGGCAAGCTTTAGTGCAATGGATGCTTCGGCAACTCCAGTGGCCGAATCCAATCCGTCTGAAGTCCTGGAACAATCGGCGAGCCAGCTGAACCAGGTCGTAATCGACGAAATCTACCGCAATCTTCTCGAACTCACGCCTGACGCGTTCGAGAGGTTGATTCCCTTCGTAGTCAAGGCGTTGGGCTACGGAACCGACAGGGAAGACAACCTGAGACCCACGCAGCGATCCGGTGACAAGGGGATCGACGGCATCGTCTGGCAGGATGCGCTGGGATTCGACCGCGTCTACCTCCAAGCGAAGCGGTACTCCGAGGGGAACAACGTCGGCTCGCCCGAGGTACAGGCCTTCAGTGGCGCCTTGGGCCAGTTCCGTGCCACCAAGGGCATCTTCATCACCACCTCGACGTTCACCAGCGGTGCGCGTGCCGTCGCCCGGGACACCGCCCACTACACCTTGATCCTGATCGACGGGCAGCGGTTGGCCTCGCTCATGTTCGACTACGGCGTCGGGGTCCAAGTGGACCGTACCGTGGTGGTGAAGAAGCTTGACCAGGACTTTTTCGACGGTTTCTAG
- a CDS encoding type I restriction endonuclease subunit R encodes MAQHNEVTFEDEICQALAAQGWIYEPQRKAGELYDATRALIPEDVFGWLADTQPQQLAKVLKPADSPAEQELAKKLLLDRLCKVLDKPATKEAGMLSVLRTGFKDVAAKFEMCQFKPAMGLNPQTLERYSKVRLRVVRQVHYSTVDTKKSIDLVLFVNGLPVATIELKTDFTQNINDAVAQYRNDRLPRNGKNKDEPLLSFGRRALVHFAVSNDEIQMTTELKGKDTYFLPFNLGDDGHAGNPVNPKGSATSYLWDQVLQRDSWLNIIGKFLHLQVSDKTDPVTGERDLRKSLLFPRYHQWDVVNQLIETARSEGPGHRYLIQHSAGSGKTNSIAWTAHQLSSLHGAGNEKLFDSVIVVTDRTVLDSQLQDAIYQIEHKSGVVVPIRGNAGSKSAELTAALTARTPIIIVTIQTFPFALKAIAESRALKGRNFAIIADEAHSSQTGSTANKLKKVLSSEELADVNDGGEFDVEAFLAAEMSERADAKNISYFAFTATPKAKTLELFGRKGPDGLPQPFHLYSMQQAIEERFILDVLQNYTSYKVAYRLTHKGQDYDSEDSKVEKSEALKSLMGWVKLHPYNISQKVQVIVEHFRTNVAWRLDGKAKAIVVTGSRKEAVRYKRAIDKYITDAGYSGLGTLVAFSGEVTDDESGPEQFTETNMNPGLKGRTLPEAFSTDEYKIMLVANKFQTGFDQPLLVAMYVDKKLSGVSAVQTLSRLNRIAVGKDQTFVLDFVNEPDEILASFQPYFREAALEGVSDPNVVHDLQAKLDAAQIYLESEVDGLAKSYVLEEGNNALSGWVAPAKSRFNTRYNAAVAAEDKTSQDELDLFRKDLGSFIRAYDFLSQIFDFADADLEKRSIYYKHLLPVLRVNDAKVALDLSGVALAKYALKDKGQAQLQLTGEDAGLKPPTEVGTGQAKDPVLSTWEEIIQQANLPFEGEEMDAVAHFVEGVRRELVKNDTLQKQAQNNSRSHFGSSPDLAQAITDAVANSMDSHYNLSLQALGDKTKMAALLKMLSELVYEELQL; translated from the coding sequence ATGGCGCAGCACAATGAAGTGACGTTCGAGGACGAGATCTGCCAGGCACTTGCGGCCCAGGGCTGGATCTATGAGCCGCAGCGCAAGGCCGGCGAGCTTTACGATGCCACCCGGGCGCTGATCCCGGAGGATGTCTTCGGCTGGCTGGCCGACACGCAGCCGCAGCAGCTGGCCAAGGTCCTGAAGCCCGCGGATTCGCCGGCCGAGCAGGAGCTGGCCAAGAAACTGCTTCTGGACCGTCTCTGCAAGGTGCTGGACAAGCCGGCGACCAAGGAGGCTGGCATGCTTTCGGTCCTGCGCACGGGGTTCAAGGACGTTGCCGCCAAGTTCGAGATGTGCCAGTTCAAACCGGCCATGGGCCTGAACCCCCAGACCCTCGAGCGATACAGCAAGGTGCGCCTTCGGGTGGTTCGGCAGGTGCATTACTCCACGGTCGACACCAAGAAGAGCATCGACCTGGTCCTGTTCGTCAACGGCCTGCCCGTGGCAACCATCGAGCTGAAGACCGACTTCACGCAAAACATCAACGACGCCGTCGCGCAGTACCGAAACGACCGGTTGCCGCGCAACGGGAAGAACAAGGACGAGCCGCTGCTGTCCTTTGGCCGCCGGGCCCTGGTGCACTTCGCCGTCAGCAACGACGAGATCCAGATGACCACCGAGCTGAAGGGCAAGGACACCTATTTCCTGCCGTTCAACCTCGGCGACGACGGCCACGCCGGCAACCCCGTCAACCCGAAGGGGTCGGCCACCAGCTACCTGTGGGATCAGGTGTTGCAGCGCGATTCCTGGCTGAACATCATCGGCAAGTTCCTGCACCTGCAGGTCAGCGACAAGACCGACCCCGTCACAGGTGAACGGGACCTCCGCAAGTCCCTGCTCTTCCCGCGCTACCACCAGTGGGACGTGGTCAACCAGCTCATCGAGACCGCCCGCTCCGAGGGCCCCGGCCACCGGTACCTCATCCAGCACTCGGCGGGTTCCGGCAAGACCAACTCAATTGCCTGGACCGCGCACCAGCTCAGCTCCCTGCACGGGGCCGGCAACGAGAAGCTGTTCGACTCGGTGATCGTGGTGACGGACCGCACCGTGCTGGATTCCCAGCTGCAGGACGCGATCTACCAGATCGAGCACAAGTCCGGCGTTGTGGTTCCCATCCGCGGCAACGCGGGTTCCAAGTCCGCCGAACTCACCGCCGCACTGACGGCACGGACACCGATCATCATCGTCACCATCCAAACCTTCCCCTTCGCTCTGAAAGCCATCGCCGAATCCAGGGCCCTGAAGGGGCGGAATTTCGCGATCATCGCTGACGAGGCGCACTCTTCCCAGACCGGTTCCACGGCCAACAAGCTGAAGAAGGTCCTGTCTTCGGAGGAACTGGCGGACGTCAATGACGGGGGCGAGTTCGACGTCGAGGCGTTCCTGGCGGCCGAGATGTCCGAGCGCGCCGACGCGAAGAACATCAGTTACTTCGCGTTCACTGCAACGCCCAAGGCCAAGACCCTCGAGCTGTTCGGCCGCAAGGGGCCGGACGGGCTGCCGCAGCCGTTCCACCTGTATTCCATGCAGCAAGCCATCGAGGAACGTTTCATCCTGGACGTGCTGCAGAACTACACCAGCTACAAGGTCGCCTACCGGCTCACCCACAAGGGGCAGGACTACGACTCCGAAGACTCCAAGGTGGAGAAGTCCGAGGCGCTCAAGTCATTGATGGGGTGGGTGAAGCTGCACCCCTACAACATCAGCCAGAAGGTCCAGGTGATCGTCGAGCACTTCCGCACCAATGTCGCCTGGCGCCTGGACGGCAAGGCCAAGGCCATTGTGGTCACCGGCTCCCGCAAGGAAGCCGTGCGGTACAAGCGCGCGATCGACAAGTACATCACCGACGCGGGCTACTCCGGGCTGGGGACCCTGGTCGCCTTTTCCGGCGAGGTGACCGACGATGAATCCGGGCCCGAGCAATTCACCGAAACCAACATGAACCCGGGGCTGAAGGGCAGGACGCTGCCCGAGGCGTTCTCCACCGACGAATACAAGATCATGCTGGTGGCCAACAAGTTCCAGACCGGCTTCGACCAGCCCCTGCTGGTGGCGATGTATGTGGACAAAAAGCTCTCCGGGGTCTCAGCCGTGCAGACACTCTCCCGACTGAACCGCATCGCCGTGGGCAAGGACCAGACATTCGTGCTCGACTTCGTCAACGAACCCGACGAAATCCTGGCCTCCTTCCAGCCCTATTTCCGGGAAGCCGCACTGGAGGGTGTCTCGGACCCGAACGTCGTCCACGACCTGCAGGCCAAGCTCGATGCCGCCCAGATCTACCTCGAGTCCGAGGTGGACGGGCTGGCGAAGTCCTACGTCCTGGAGGAAGGCAACAACGCCCTGTCCGGCTGGGTGGCACCGGCGAAGTCCCGCTTCAATACCCGGTACAACGCCGCCGTGGCCGCGGAGGACAAAACGTCACAGGACGAGCTTGACCTGTTCCGCAAGGACCTGGGATCGTTTATCCGCGCCTATGATTTCCTCTCCCAGATCTTCGACTTTGCCGACGCCGACCTGGAAAAACGCTCGATCTACTACAAGCACCTGTTACCTGTTCTCCGCGTGAACGATGCCAAGGTGGCACTGGATCTTTCCGGGGTGGCGCTGGCGAAGTACGCGCTCAAGGACAAGGGCCAGGCGCAGCTGCAGCTCACTGGCGAGGACGCTGGATTGAAACCGCCCACGGAGGTCGGCACCGGGCAGGCGAAGGATCCCGTCTTGTCGACCTGGGAGGAAATCATCCAGCAGGCCAACCTGCCTTTCGAAGGCGAGGAAATGGATGCCGTGGCGCACTTCGTTGAAGGCGTCCGGCGGGAGCTGGTGAAAAACGATACGCTGCAGAAACAGGCGCAGAACAATTCCCGCAGCCATTTCGGAAGCAGCCCCGACTTGGCCCAGGCAATCACAGATGCCGTGGCCAACTCGATGGACAGCCACTACAACCTGAGTTTGCAGGCGCTGGGGGACAAGACGAAAATGGCGGCACTGCTGAAAATGCTCAGTGAATTGGTTTACGAAGAGTTGCAGCTCTAA
- a CDS encoding IS1380 family transposase — protein MINTTRVFPSVPAALTGQSLISHAGLNVLTSFVEATGFGALCEDRFSQFVPERATHRPGRILGSLAVMLAGGGEHVSDLDVLRNSPGLFGPVPSDATVSRFVARAADQPEAFAHGFSTLSHRLRSRIWAAAGKRNPAALATRLDPLVIDIDATLVTAHSEKENSAGTYKGGYGFAPMIASVDYGKDNGTGEILAAMLRPGNKGANSAKDHITVLSEALGQLPDTMRDGQGNLAAERILVRTDSAGASREFLHHLYVLGLQFSTSFALPVPNERFIGWINNKEHWEQALDQHGNQRHDAWVIDATKVIELKDYPEGTRLYLRAEPLHPGAKASLFDVDGHRVTAFLTNAPRYNVAFLDARHRARARCENRIKTLKNAGLGKLPFKAFAANQLWANLAVLALNLVSWMQVAILPAGHAAGVWDLKRWRYRLFSIAGKLTSSARRRRLLVPEAAPEANLFTTLLEGNTRLRHRWRNGHLTA, from the coding sequence ATGATCAATACTACCCGCGTTTTCCCTTCCGTTCCGGCGGCCTTGACCGGCCAGTCGCTCATTTCCCATGCCGGGTTGAACGTGCTGACCTCGTTCGTGGAGGCGACCGGTTTCGGTGCCCTGTGCGAGGACCGCTTCTCCCAATTCGTCCCCGAACGAGCCACTCACCGGCCGGGCCGGATCCTCGGCTCGCTCGCGGTGATGCTCGCCGGCGGCGGGGAACACGTCTCGGACCTGGACGTGCTGCGCAACAGCCCCGGACTCTTCGGCCCGGTCCCCTCGGACGCGACGGTGTCCCGGTTCGTTGCACGTGCCGCCGACCAGCCCGAGGCCTTCGCCCACGGCTTTTCCACCCTCAGCCATCGGCTGCGTTCCCGGATCTGGGCGGCGGCCGGAAAACGGAACCCCGCAGCGTTGGCCACCCGTCTGGACCCGCTGGTGATCGACATCGATGCGACCCTGGTAACCGCGCACTCCGAAAAGGAAAACAGCGCCGGAACCTACAAGGGCGGGTACGGGTTCGCGCCCATGATTGCCTCGGTGGATTACGGCAAGGACAACGGCACCGGGGAGATCCTGGCCGCGATGCTGCGGCCGGGAAACAAGGGTGCGAATTCCGCGAAAGATCACATCACCGTGCTCTCCGAGGCCTTGGGGCAGCTGCCCGACACGATGCGCGACGGTCAGGGGAACCTGGCCGCGGAGAGGATCCTGGTGCGCACCGACAGCGCCGGCGCCTCCCGCGAATTCCTGCACCACCTGTATGTGCTGGGACTCCAGTTCTCCACCTCCTTCGCCCTGCCGGTGCCCAACGAACGTTTCATCGGCTGGATCAACAACAAGGAGCACTGGGAACAAGCGCTGGACCAGCACGGAAACCAGCGCCACGACGCCTGGGTCATCGACGCGACCAAGGTCATCGAGCTCAAGGACTACCCCGAAGGCACCCGTCTCTATTTGCGGGCCGAACCCTTGCATCCCGGGGCGAAGGCCTCGCTCTTCGACGTCGACGGGCACCGCGTGACCGCGTTCCTCACCAATGCCCCGCGCTACAACGTCGCATTCCTCGATGCCCGGCACCGAGCCCGGGCAAGGTGCGAAAACCGCATCAAGACCCTCAAGAACGCAGGCCTGGGAAAGCTGCCATTCAAGGCGTTCGCGGCCAACCAGCTCTGGGCCAACCTGGCCGTGCTTGCGCTGAACCTCGTGTCCTGGATGCAAGTGGCGATCCTGCCTGCAGGTCATGCGGCCGGGGTCTGGGACCTGAAGCGATGGCGCTACCGGCTGTTTTCGATCGCCGGAAAACTCACCAGCAGCGCACGGCGGCGACGGCTGCTGGTCCCCGAGGCGGCACCCGAAGCCAACCTCTTCACCACGCTACTCGAGGGAAACACCCGGTTGCGGCACCGATGGCGAAACGGGCACCTGACGGCATAA